The genomic DNA TGGGTTGAGAGTAAGCTGGGTAAAGGTACTAAATTCATTTTTACTTTACCGAAAATAGCCGTTAAATAGGAGGTGGTTTTATGAACAAGATTCTTATTATTGAAGATGAACCCGAGCAAATTAAATTAATATCTATAAGGCTTAAAGCTAATGGTTATGATATTATATCCGCATCTACAGCTCAAGAAGGATTGAGAATTGCAGAAGAAGAGAAGCCAGATTTAATACTTTTAGATATTCTTCTCCCGGATATGAGCGGTTTAGAAGTTGCAGAGAGTCTAAAATCAGATATTACAACAAAAGATATCCCTATAATAGCTATTACTGCAGTTGGTACTCTTGATATTGAAGAGCAATGCAAGGAGGCTGGAATATCTGGTTTTTTGCGTAAGCCTTATGAATCTCAAGATTTAATAGATAAAATTAAAAAACAATTGGAGGCATAGAATATGGCTAAGAAGATATTGATAGTAGATGATGAGCCTGATGTAATAAAGGTGCTTGGGATGAGGCTTAAGGCAAACAATTATGAAGTTATATCGGCTCAAGACGGAATTCAGGCTGTCTCTATAGCACATAGAGAGAAACCGGATCTAATAATTCTTGATATAAAGATGCCTGCTCAGGATGGTTATGCTGTCTATGAGAATTTGAGGATGGCTGTCAGTACTAATCTGATACCGATAATATTTTTAACAGCTCTTCCGCCTGAAGAAGTCGAAAAGAGAGTCCAGGAGTTAGACGCAGACGGGTATATATCCAAGCCTTTTGATACAGAGAATATTTTAAATAAAATAAAAGAGTTAATACCAGATTAAACTCAGGAGGTTAAGATGAAGATACTTATAGCTGATGATGAGAAGGATTTAGTATTTCTGCTTAAGATGCGCCTTGAATCGGTAGGATTTGAGATAGCAACAGCTTATGATGGTATTGAAGCACTGCAGAAAGCTCACAGCGAGAGTCCGGATTTAATCATATTGGATATTATGATGCCTGCAGGGGACGGTTTTAGGATATGTGAGAAGCTTAAGTCGGAAGAAGATACATCATCTATTCCGGTTATATTTCTTACAGCAAAGACCCTTGATAAAGATGAGAGAAAAGGTTTAAGTATAGGTGCAGAGTATTATTTTAAAAAGCCTTTTGAGGCGGAAGATTTGATTGAGACTATAAATAAAGTTTTAAAGAAACCCCAGCAGCTTAGAGAAGAGATTAAGCACTCAAAAGTCTGGAAACTATTTTTAATTACAGATAATATAGATGTATTACAATTGCTTGAGCCAAAACTAAAAGAGGAGAATTTTCAATATCAGATTGCTCAAAAGAGAGAAGATATTTTAAGTAAATTAAATCTTTTTGATCCCCAGCTGATAGTATTTGATGTTTATGCAAAGAGCATAGATGCTCTAAGGTTTTTAGAAGAAATGAAAGATGAAGAAAGTATTAAGAAGGCACCTTTTGTCTTGCTTGCAGCGCCTGGAGATAAGGGCAGGTTAGAAGATTATAAAAATATTGTTCAGATTATAGATATAGTTGAAAACCCTTATGATATCTTAGAGCTTATAGCTGTTATTAAAGCCCATTTTAAATAAAAGTTATTTATTATCGTAGAATAGAGTCTCCCTGTCGGATAGTCTGCCTTTTTCTATTAGCTCATCTATTAAAGTTTGTCTAACAGTATCTTTTTCATTTTCATAATAGCTTCTCGTAGCTGTTTTTAAATTAGAGAGTATGGATAAAAATATTAACAGAGATGTTATTAAGACCGATATTTTTAAAAAACTATCTTTTTTCATAACACTCAATCTTACACTGTATGCATTCTGGGTCTTTAGAGTTATTATTTTGTAATTCACAATAGCTGAATCTTTTTTTAAATATTTTATTAAATAACGAGATTTTATTAAACATTGATAGTAATGCTCCAACAACACAGAAATATCTGCACCAGAATCTCGGTATAAATAGCGAGAAGAGCAACGCTATATATAATAATAAACTATTAAATCCAGGTTTTGAGAATATTGAAGTTAATCGAGATAGTGGCTCTTGTTGAAAAATATAATTATTCTTTGTTATAGAGAATAATATTATTACTATTGAGAGTAGAATATATTTTATATACCTGATCTTATTATCTAGCTCTTTAGAAGGTTTGACTTCTATTTTTTTTATGTTTAACAACTTCTGCAAAGCTCCAAAAGGGCAAAGAAATCCACAATATATCCTTCCGTATATTAATGCTAATATAAAAGGCATAAAAGTTATGGTCCAAAGAGAGAGGTTTTTGATAGAGGGTAAATTTAGATTTAATATATTAAATATATGAAATAGAGATAGCTGTAACTGTAATATTAATCCCAATATTATTACAACCAGCAACTGGTATAATATCTCTATCTTTGAGTTTAGACTTCTATGGAAGATATAGAGACCAGTCAGTATAAAAAGTATAAATATAATACTTTTAAGTATTTCAGTTAAAGGTGGTGTTAAATCTATTTGAGGCTCTTTTTCAATAAAATCTTTTGATATCTTTTGAGCGGTTTTCTTGACCGTTTCAATTATAGCTTTTGATGTATAGGTTGCAGAGGTCACAGCATCTATATCGTTTATTCTATAAAGCTCTGTTAATAATCTACCTTTAAAGCTATTAAGCCAGGGTTCTACTCTTTTTAAATAACTGGGCGTCTCTTTAGGATCAATTATTTTTAAATCTATTATCCTGTAATTACTATCTGTTCTGATCTCTATATCAACCAATCCAGCAAAACCTTTAGATGATACACCTAATTCTCTGGAATTAAATATGTGGTATCTCTTCTCTTCTCTTTTTTCTTGGATTCTAATAGAGGTTGCTACTCTATTGTCTTCTGCAATGTAAGGTCTGCTTTTGATGTAGCTTGACCCTATTAACACTAATAGAGATATTCCAAATAGGAAATAGGATGTCTTTATATAAGGGAAAGATAATCTACCTAAACTGAATATACGTTTTTTTAATATTCTAGCGTTTGTTCCCAGTTTAATCAGCAATAAGATAACAAAGGTTAAAATGCTTAAGAAGAGCAGTGTTTTAGATATGCCCAGAAGAGGTATCAATATTATTCCTGTTATAGTTGAACCGATTGCCGCACCCCAGTGATCTAGCGATTGAAGTATACCTGCTAAACTAAGTAAACTCAGTTGCTTGTTTTCTAAAACCCTGGCTGTCAATGGGTAGGATGCCCCAGTTAGTATGCCTGAGAATAGAAAGAGAGATGAAAATATCGGTATAGATAGTTGATAGGAGAGGTTATTTATTACCTCTTTGAATAGATAAAAACTAAATAGATATATCAGCAGTTGTATTGATAGTATCAATATTATAATTTTAAATGGCTCTGTCTTATCAACAATTTTTTTAATAGAGAGACTGCCTATCGCCAGCCCCAACATAAAGAGGCTGCTTAATAACCCTATATAGATATATATGGTTCCGAAGATGTTCTGGAATAGAAATAGCAATACTATATGATAGATAAAAGCAGAAGACCCAGAAAAAAGCTGGTAGAGTTTAGCATTAAATACGGCTTCTACTTGAGGTTCGTTAGCTATAAATTTAAGGTAGTGTACTCTTAAGATAAAAAATATTAAAATTGCTATAAAGAATAAAGGGAATCCGTATATAAACAGTAATTTCATTGTTTGAGTAATTTTTAAACCGCTATATTCTGTAAAGACCAATAGATTTAGAAAATAAGATAAAGGTTTTTTGTCCGAATTGATTAAAAGATTATAAGTACTATTTTGATAGCTATCTTTTATAAATTGTACCCGGTCTTTATCTATAAGGCTATAGAAGCTCTCAGGAGAGAAGGTATAGTCATCTGGAATATATATCAGCCCTCTCCTGTAGAGTTCATCGGCTGATTGAGTGATATTAGAATTTCTTGAGCCTGCAAAAAACCATAAATTATCTCCTGGGATGAGCACAATCTTTTTAAATTCCGTTTGCAGGGTATGGTAGATTGAAGAGCCATAATTCTTTAGCTCCTTTGATAGAAAGTTCTCAGCAGAAGTTATCTTTACTGCAACGCCACCGTTATTTTTAAGGTTATCTTTAAGCAATCTGTAAAACTCTTCTGTATAGAGTTTATTTGCATAGGCGCTTGATGGTTCAGGTTCGTTGATTATTATAAGGTCATATCTCTCTTTATGTTCTTTGATGTAGTTTCTGGGGTCTTTGAAGATAAACTTAACTTTTTCTTCTTTAAATATTCTCTCTATCTCAGGTGGAGCGTGTCTTTTTATAAAGTCAAAATAGTCGCTATCTTTATATACATTGACTATCTTTTTAATATTAAAATCTAAGAGAGACTCTATCTGATTTTCAAAACCTTCGCCCAGTATCAGAATATCTTCAGGCATATCTAACATTGCAATAAAGAGGCTTACACTCTCTTGGGATGATATCTTATCAGGTAAGGTTTGGATTGCCTCTCCGTTTGACAGGAGTATTATTTTCTCTTTGTATCTACCGATGCTTATCTGTTGATAGGGAGTATCGATTGTTTCGATTAATTCTGCATCTGGAATAATCTGTTTAAAGCGTATATCGTTAAGATACTTTTCAAGAGGTTTTTGATAGATAAATAGTAGAGAGAATAATATCAAAGATAGAGAAGATAGAATTTTATTTGTTTTAGTTTTTCTATAGATACTTTCAAAGCTCGTTATAATAGCAAAAAGAAGACAGCAAGTTATTAAAATTATTGTTGCGGGGAATAGATTTATCAGAAGTAACGTTATTAAGATTCCGGCTATTACACTGCCCAGAGATTCAAATATATAGGCATCTGAGATTATGTTTTTAGATGATTTTTTATGGTTTTTTAATAGTTGGCAGCCGGATGTAAATAAGATACCTGTGAATAAAGCTAGAGGTCCATTAAATAGGATGCTTAAGGGTATGGCTTTCTGGAGTGGAAATAACTCCCAAGCTTCTATAGATGCAAGGGGTTTAAAGAAACGAAAGAGCAGGAATTGAAAGATTGCAAGAAAAGGGTAGAGCTTCAGTAGTTTAGGAAACAGTTTTGATATTTTTTGATATTTTCTTGTTAAAGTTGCTCCAATCGCAATCCATAGAAACCAGGAAGCGTAAAATATTCCTATTGAGAGCTCATTTCCGTTAAATGATACCAGGTATTCTCTTAAGAGTATTGTCTGCAAAAGGATTGTGAATGCTCCGAGTGCAAAAAAGATGATTTTATAGATACTTTTTTTCATTCTTCGGAGAAGACCTCAGCTTGAAATACTTCAAAGCTTGTACCTTCTTTATAGGCGTGGGGTGAGAGCCCAGCTTTATAGGAGAGATGAGAGAGGGTGGTATCTAAGTCCCAGCCTTGTTCTGGTGCAACTTGAGGCAAGAAGACTGCGCCTCTTGAACCTTTCTTTAATAATATCCCATCTCTACCTATTACTATATCTTTGTAATCATCTATTTTCCGGGGCGGTGTTAGGGCAGATATCTCTATCTCGATTTTATCCAATTCCCCTGCTGTAACTTGAGTAAATCTAAAGTCATTGACTGCTGCATCAATTGTTCTTTCAATTACGACTTGATATAGATGTTTTCTTGGAAGTATCTCGCCAATACAACCTCTGAGCTGCCCTTTTTTGTGCAAGGTTACAAATGCCCCGCGGTTCTTTTTGAGGTTCTCTGTCAGTTTAATTCCTAGATCCTCTATCTTTGGAATCTTTTTCTCTCTGATATAACTCTCCAAGACTGCGCGGGATAGTTTAAGTAAAGATTTCTTCTCCTCTTCTGTCAATCTGTTTTCTGGTATGCCTTCATTTAGATCAGAATTGTTATTGTAAAACCCTATAGTTACATAGCTTATAGAGGTTGAGAAATCACCGGTCATCTCACCCAAAGTGTCATAGCGTATAACTCTTGCTTTAGTATCTTTAGGTAACATTGAGAGTAATATTGCTATCGGGATACGTCCGCATATAGTTGCCTGGGTCTTCTGGATATATTTTAGAAAGCCATTATGATCTAAGTTTTCTATTTTCTCTATAGCTCCATAGTCCAACCTTCTTATATTCTCTTTTATATTGTCATTAAACGGAACATAATCGTAGCGATAGCCGTAATGAGTGAAATCAGAACTTATTATAAATATTGAATCTCCAGAGACATAATTTTTTAATATCTCTGCTGCCTTCTCTACTCTTTCTATGTTTAACTGTCCTACTACTATAGGGATTATTTTAAAGTCTGAGAGAATGACCTGTAGAAAAGGAATTTGTAACTCTATACTGTTCTCATTATAAAAAGCCTCATCAGTTGCTTGGAATATTTCTGTTTCAAGTAGCTCTTCTTTAATTTTTTTATCTATCTCTATTTTGCCCAGAGGTGTTTTAAAATAATCGCTTTGAGGCAGTATAAGTTTATCTGTATGTAATCTATGAGATGGGCCAAGTATAAATACATATTTAATTTCTCTAGATAACAGTTCTTTGTATCCATAAGCAGCTGTCTGTCCAGACCAAGCTAGACCTGCATGAGGTTCTATTAATGCAATAGGCCTCTCGCAAGGCGTGGTCTCTACTTTATCTAAGAAAGAGTAAACCATATCTTTGAGTTCATTTGGTTCCTCAGGATACCAGCCGTGACAGCTGGCATTTAATGTCTTTGCATCTGTTTCTTTTGACATGGTATTTACCCCCAGTAATAATATTAGGATTATAAATATCTTCTTCATCCTGCCAGATTATGTTTTAAATATATATCTTTTTTAGACAATACCCTTCTTCTCATTTTAGATATAGAAGAGTTCTCTCTACTCCATTTAATCGGAATAAAGCTTAAAATAATAGTCAAAAAAAGAAATTTAGTGCTTAAGGCCAAGAATCTCTTTCTCGTTATCTCTGAATGTAATAAATTTTCTAATTTAGATGTCAGTGTTTCTATGCTTCTATACATTATCTCTCCACTCTCCTGCAATTATTTCTAAGCAATTAGGGCATTTATTATCTTCTATCTTATAATTTATTATTTTGTAACCTGCTCTTTCAACCAATAGATTGTTACAATTTGGACAATAAGTGTTCTCTTCTTTTACTCCATATACATTGCCTATATATACATACTTGAGTCCGATATTCCGGGCTATTGAGTGGGCTTTTTTGAGCATCTCATACTGTGTGACAGGGATATTTTTCATCAGATAGTGAGGTTGAAATCTAGAGAAATGTAAAGGGGTATCTGCTCCGAGGTTCTCTTTTATCCAGAGAGCCATTCTCTCTATCTCTTTTGGATCATCATTCAATGTGGGTATTATCAGATTTGTTATCTCAAGCCAGAGGCCGATCTCTTTTGCTATTAAGAGTGCATTTAAAACCGGCTTTAGAGTACCGGTTGTTATCTTTCGATACATTTCATCATTAAAGAATTTTAAGTCTATGTTGGCTGCATCTATATAGCGGTATAGTTTACGCAGTGGTTTCTCATTACAATATCCTGCAGTTACAAGTACATTCTGTAAGCCGTAAGAGTTAGCTATTATAGAGGTGTCCAAGGTATACTCATAGTAGGATAGTGGTTCGGTATAAGTATAAGCTATCATATTAGAACCATTCTTTCTTGTTAGGGAGACTACATCCTGGGGCTGTAGTGAATAAGAAGGTATATCCTCAGGATTACTTTGAGATATCTGCCAGTTCTGGCAGTTTTTGCAGTGTAAGTTACAACCTGCGGTTGCAATAGATAGTATCTTTTCTCCGGGATTAAAATGAAAGAGTGGTTTCTTCTCAATGGGATCCATATGTATTGAGCAGGGCCGGCCATAAGTAAGCAAGATCAACTTACCGTTCTGATTGTAACGGACCTTGCAATCCCCTCTTGAGCCGGGTTTTATCAAGCATTGTTTAGGGCAGAGTTTACACTGAACAGTATTCATAGGATTATTGTATTAATATAGTAAATTATATTGAATTCTTTACACTGCTGCCACTATAATCTACGGTAATGAAGAGATTAGGTATTATATCTGTTTTTCTTCTGCTCTCAGGTTGTGTTACAACTGGGCCTCCGGTCTATAAGGGGGAGATCTATCAGACTCAGGAAAAGCTTAAAGTCAAAGTCTTAAAGTATCAACTTGAAAAAGAGAGAGATGTCGTGGCAGTGGGCTATGAGCTTCTCAAGGCTTTGCCGGATAACGGTAAAAGTTTCCCCTATCTAGGTGCTCGTTTTATTAAAATTGATCAATATTCAAAGGAACTTTTTAATATTGTAAATAATTATGGTATTACAGTTGCTTATGTAGTTAAAGAGTCTCCGGCGGATAAAGCTGGAATAAAGAGAGCGGATGTTATCAAAAAGATTAACGGACGCATTATAAATACAGAGAGAGATTTAAAATATACTTTGAATAATTTAAGGCCTGGAGAGAAGTTGGATTTTGAATTGATAAGAGCTCATAATCTCATAAGATCAACAGTTATCTTAGAGAGAGTTGGACTTGATATAAATTTTGGTATGTTGAACGAAGAGTCTGTTAATGCCGGGGCATCGTTGAAGGAGGTGGTCGTGACATATGGCTTAATGAGGTTTATTGAATCGGAAGATGAGCTAGCTATTATTTTAGGTCATGAACTTGCTCATATTGTCCGAGGCCATATTGGGAAACGCATCGGAACCGATCTTTTCTCCGTTTTGCTGGGAGTAGCAGCTGGATATGGAGCAGAGAGTATATCTCCTGGTAGCGGTGATGTTGTAATGCGAGGTATTGGCGGTGCATTCAGCAGCTTGTATTCCCGGGAGTTTGAGAGAGAAGCCGACTATTTTGGTGTTCTTTATGCTTATAAGGCAGGTTATGATGTCAGAGCCGGAATTGATATCTGGGAGAGATTTGCTATAGAGATGCCTGAATCAATGGTTCGAGATTTCTACAGTAGCCATCCTACTTCAACAGAGCGGTTATTAAGGATAGAGAAGATTGTAAGAGATTTAGAAGAGGGCAGGATTACTGTTGATTAGCGCTGCCATTTTATAGTTATATTGAACATTGTTTCTTGATAGAATATGGTTTAACTCAAAAGATTTATTTAAATTATGGAAGCATTAATCACAGTATTTTTTTTAATTTTGGTTTTAATTTCCCTTCTGTTTACTCTCTTTGGAAATTTTGGCAACCTGTTGATTTTGGTATTCTCTTTCATCTATTCTGCCCTAACAAGTTTTGAGATAATACTGCCCAAGGTTCTTCTGGCCCTGGCTTTGATATATCTAACAGGTGAGCTGTTTGAATATATATTTATAATACTTGGAGTTAGAATCTCAGGGGCTACCAAGAGGGCCGGCTGGGGGGCTATTATAGGCGGTTTAGTAGCGGTTGCTGTCTCACTTGCATTTTTGGGCGCAGGTTTTATTCCTTTGACAATAGCAGGAGTCTTCCTTGGGGCTTTCATTGTTGAACTTAAAGAGAAGAAAGATATATTTAAGGCTCTACGTGCAGGGTTAGGCTCTTTTCTGGGCAGGCTTGGAGCAGTAGTATTTAAGCTGATACTGGGTATTTTAATGATCTGTATCATAGTAGGTCATATCTTAAGTTACTTAAATATAATTTAATATCTGAAATATTTTTATGAAATGTGTAGTTTTTGATTGTGAGACTACGGGTTTAAGTTCTTATTCAGGTGATAAAATCTGTGAGATTGGAGCGATTAAGTTAAAGGGTGATAAGATTATAGATAAATATTGGCATCTGATCAATCCCGGAAGAGATATATCTTATGCAGCTTATATGGTAAACAAGATAACTCCAAGCATGTTAAGAGATGCTCCAACAATAGGGGAGATACTGCCGTCATTTTTAAAGTTTATAGAAGGTAATAAGCTTGCTGCCTATAATGCAGGGTTTGATATCTCTTTTCTGAATTCGGCGCTCCATGACTGCGGTTATAAAGATATCGATTCCAAGGAAGTCGTAGATATTTATATTTTAGCAAAGAAGATGTTGCCTGATTTAGACAAGTATCCTCTTTGGAATGTAGCTAAAAGTCTCCAGTTGCCAGTTATTGCGACTCACCGTGCTTTAGCCGATGCTCAGCTTACTGCAGATGTTTTTTTAAAGCTGATTGAAATGGGGGCTGATAAGTTTTTAAAGAGAGTATATTTAGATTATACTCAGAAGATAAAGGTTATTGAAAGTGCAATACGCAGTAAGCAGTCTCTTAAGATTAGATTTGCCAACAACAGCGGTAATATTTCAGAAAAGAATATAGTGCCTTACAGAATAAAAGAGCTTAATGGAGAAGAGGTTTTGGATTTTGAATCTGAATATCCGCCTAACTCTATAGCTTTACACCTTATTGAGGAAGCGGTGTTATGATTTTAGCTTCGATTACAATGCTCTCTATAGCGGTATTTTTTGCTTTTATTGTCTGGTTAGTCTATAAAAGATTTTGGATTAAGATTAACCCTGAACTAGAGAAAGCCATAGAGATGCTTACTGGTTTAAATTGCGGTGCCTGCGGTTTCTCCAGTTGTGAAAGTTTTGCCAGAGCTCTCTCTGAAAGTAAAGAGGTGCGATGTCCAATGCTTGATAGTGACAAGATGTCAAAACTCTGTAATATATTAGGAACTAAGGGCGTTGAATCAACTCTTAAGAGAGCCGTAGTGCTTTGCAAGGGTACTGATAAAGATAAGAAGTTTTATGCTCGGTATAGAGGGATAGAGAGTTGCCATGCTGCAAGTCTCAATGCTGCTTATCAGGGATGTAGTTATGGCTGCCTTGGTTTTGGCGATTGCAGCAAGGTCTGCCCTGTATCTGCAATATCGATAAAAGATGGTCTTGCTATTATTGATATAAACAGATGTATCGGTTGCGGACTCTGTATCAAAGAATGTTCCAGGGGTATTATTACACTTGTTGATTATAACGGAAAGTTTATTGTTTATGTAGCCTGTTCTAATAAAGATAGCGCTTTAGAAGTTAAGGAGGTTTGCAAGGTTGGCTGTATTGGCTGTAATCTATGTGTTAAGTTGTTATCTGAGGGTAGTTTTAAGATAGAAGATAACCTTGCCAGGGTGAGTTGTGGCGGTAACGGTTTGGATAGAGAGGAAGAGTATAAAAAAGTGATAGATAAGTGCCCTACGCATACTATAGAGATAGAATATTCAAAAAAGAGAGCAGGGATTTAAAATGAAAAGATTTGCGGTCTTTGTCTCAAGGGACGGCTCTAATTTAGAAGCAATAATAGAAGCGGTAAAGAGCAGGAAGATAGAAGCCGAACTCTCTCTCGTTGTCTCTGATAATGCTAGTGCCTATGCTTTAAAGAGAGCAGAGAGAGCAGGAATTGAAAGATTCTGCTTTGACCCTAAAGGCTATTGTAAGAGAGAAGATTATGAGGTTTTAATAATAAAAGAGTTAAAGAGAAAAGGCATTGATTTCATAGTACTTGCGGGGTTTATGAGGATTTTAAGTCCTTGTTTTGTTAATAGCTATAAGGATAAGATCTTAAATATTCACCCTGCACTGCTTCCCTCTTTTCCCGGAGAGCATGCTGTAAGAGATGCTCTAGAATCCGGGGTTGATAAAACAGGTGTAACAGTGCATTTTGTTGACGAAGGGGTTGACTCTGGACCGATAATAGTGCAAGATATAGAACCTATTAGAGTTGATGATACAGAAGATACTCTAATAGAGAGATTACATAAGATTGAACATAGGTTATATCCTGAAGTAATAGATCTCTTTGCCAGAGGAAGAGTTTTAGTAGAAGATGGAGATGTTGAAATTATAGCTAAAGGAGAATGAGATGAAAATCAAAGAGATTAAAGCGCGTGAGATTTTAGACTCACGAGGTAATCCGACAGTTGAAGCAGATGTTATCTTAGAGGATGCTACCATAGGCAGGGCAGCTGTACCTTCGGGTGCTTCAACAGGAGAATATGAAGCATTAGAGTTAAGAGATGGAGATAGCAAAAGGTATACAGGTAAAGGAGTACTTAAAGCCGTAGACAACATTGTAAGTCAAATTGCACCTGCACTTATTGGTAAAGATGTTGAAAATCAAAGGGAGATCGATAATATTATGCTCTCTCTCGACGGCACAGAAGAGAAAAAGAATTTAGGAGCCAATGCGATACTGGCTGTATCTATGGCTTCTGCTAAGGCTGCAAGTATTAGCTTGAAGAAGCCGCTCTATGAGCATATTCACCAAGGCGGCGAGCTTCTTCTTCCTGTACCTTTAATGAATATAATAAATGGCGGCCAGCATGCCGACAACAATCTTGATATTCAAGAGTTTATGATAGTTCCGGTTAATTTTCCTACATTTAAAGAGGCTTTACGTGCTGGAGCCGAGGTCTTTCATTCATTGAAGAAGATATTGAAATCCAGAGGTCTCTCTACTGCGGTTGGAGATGAGGGGGGAGTTGCGCCTGATTTAGACTCAGATGAAGAGGCATTGAAGGTTATTATGGAAGCAATTGACGGAGCAAATTATAAGGCAGGAGAAGATATCTTTATAGCTCTGGATGCTGCGTCCTGTTCTTTCTATCGTGACGGAATCTATAAATTCCGCGGCGAGAGTTTGACAGCAGAAGCGATGGTCGAATATTATAAGAGTATAGTCAGTAAGTATCCTATAATCTCAATAGAGGATGGATTGGATGAGAATGATTGGGAAGGCTGGGAGGTATTGAGTAAAGAGTTGGGCGAAAACTTACAGCTTGTTGGAGATGATCTTTTTGTAACAAACGCAAAGAGGCTGCAGAGAGGAATAGATAGAGATATTGCTAATGCAATATTGATAAAAGTAAATCAGATAGGTACTCTTACAGAAACAATAGATACTATGAGACTTGCTAAGGACTCTGGCTATAATAGAATTGTATCACATAGGTCTGGTGAGACTGAAGATACCTTTATATCTCATCTTGCCGTTGCAACTTCTGCAGGTCAGATAAAGACAGGTTCTTTATCTAGATCTGAAAGAATAGCAAA from Candidatus Kaelpia imicola includes the following:
- a CDS encoding DUF456 domain-containing protein, whose amino-acid sequence is MEALITVFFLILVLISLLFTLFGNFGNLLILVFSFIYSALTSFEIILPKVLLALALIYLTGELFEYIFIILGVRISGATKRAGWGAIIGGLVAVAVSLAFLGAGFIPLTIAGVFLGAFIVELKEKKDIFKALRAGLGSFLGRLGAVVFKLILGILMICIIVGHILSYLNII
- the purN gene encoding phosphoribosylglycinamide formyltransferase, whose protein sequence is MKRFAVFVSRDGSNLEAIIEAVKSRKIEAELSLVVSDNASAYALKRAERAGIERFCFDPKGYCKREDYEVLIIKELKRKGIDFIVLAGFMRILSPCFVNSYKDKILNIHPALLPSFPGEHAVRDALESGVDKTGVTVHFVDEGVDSGPIIVQDIEPIRVDDTEDTLIERLHKIEHRLYPEVIDLFARGRVLVEDGDVEIIAKGE
- a CDS encoding M48 family metallopeptidase, which translates into the protein MKRLGIISVFLLLSGCVTTGPPVYKGEIYQTQEKLKVKVLKYQLEKERDVVAVGYELLKALPDNGKSFPYLGARFIKIDQYSKELFNIVNNYGITVAYVVKESPADKAGIKRADVIKKINGRIINTERDLKYTLNNLRPGEKLDFELIRAHNLIRSTVILERVGLDINFGMLNEESVNAGASLKEVVVTYGLMRFIESEDELAIILGHELAHIVRGHIGKRIGTDLFSVLLGVAAGYGAESISPGSGDVVMRGIGGAFSSLYSREFEREADYFGVLYAYKAGYDVRAGIDIWERFAIEMPESMVRDFYSSHPTSTERLLRIEKIVRDLEEGRITVD
- a CDS encoding 3'-5' exonuclease, whose translation is MKCVVFDCETTGLSSYSGDKICEIGAIKLKGDKIIDKYWHLINPGRDISYAAYMVNKITPSMLRDAPTIGEILPSFLKFIEGNKLAAYNAGFDISFLNSALHDCGYKDIDSKEVVDIYILAKKMLPDLDKYPLWNVAKSLQLPVIATHRALADAQLTADVFLKLIEMGADKFLKRVYLDYTQKIKVIESAIRSKQSLKIRFANNSGNISEKNIVPYRIKELNGEEVLDFESEYPPNSIALHLIEEAVL
- a CDS encoding (Fe-S)-binding protein, with translation MILASITMLSIAVFFAFIVWLVYKRFWIKINPELEKAIEMLTGLNCGACGFSSCESFARALSESKEVRCPMLDSDKMSKLCNILGTKGVESTLKRAVVLCKGTDKDKKFYARYRGIESCHAASLNAAYQGCSYGCLGFGDCSKVCPVSAISIKDGLAIIDINRCIGCGLCIKECSRGIITLVDYNGKFIVYVACSNKDSALEVKEVCKVGCIGCNLCVKLLSEGSFKIEDNLARVSCGGNGLDREEEYKKVIDKCPTHTIEIEYSKKRAGI
- the eno gene encoding phosphopyruvate hydratase yields the protein MKIKEIKAREILDSRGNPTVEADVILEDATIGRAAVPSGASTGEYEALELRDGDSKRYTGKGVLKAVDNIVSQIAPALIGKDVENQREIDNIMLSLDGTEEKKNLGANAILAVSMASAKAASISLKKPLYEHIHQGGELLLPVPLMNIINGGQHADNNLDIQEFMIVPVNFPTFKEALRAGAEVFHSLKKILKSRGLSTAVGDEGGVAPDLDSDEEALKVIMEAIDGANYKAGEDIFIALDAASCSFYRDGIYKFRGESLTAEAMVEYYKSIVSKYPIISIEDGLDENDWEGWEVLSKELGENLQLVGDDLFVTNAKRLQRGIDRDIANAILIKVNQIGTLTETIDTMRLAKDSGYNRIVSHRSGETEDTFISHLAVATSAGQIKTGSLSRSERIAKYNELLRIEEELSGKSKFAGVLWLEGLKKGFCRV